The genomic segment TCACGGTCTTGGCTGCGGTTTTTTGCGGTTTCATGGCAGAGCGATGCGCTTGCTCAGTTGGGAAAATGAAATTGTAGCCCTACCGCGCGAAAAGGCCTTGCTGCAGGACGGAATAAGCAGATTCGGGTTTGCTGCGGTTTAGACGCCTATTCAGTTCGTACCGGTATGGTCGTGGCACCCGTTTCAGCACTGCAGACAGGATCGGCAAAGCGTGTTACCGGAAGACACACGCGGCGACGCCGATGCGATTCCACAATCCTGAACTGGACGGTATAGTCCACCGCGTGAATCCGGCCTACCTTCCCGTTGCCCTCGACGCACGCGATGAGCGCGTGTTCGACGCCGTGCGCGAACTGCTGGCGCAGCAGGGCATGCAGATGAGCATGGACGCGGTGGCCCAGCAGGCCGGCTGTTCCAAGCAGACCCTGTATTCGCGCTACGGCAACAAGCAGCAACTGCTGCGCCGGGTGATGCAGCGCCACGTCGGCCACGCCACCGGGGCCATGGTCCGTGCACTCCGCACTGACGACCTGCGTGCCAGCCTGCTCCAGTTCGCCACCGACTTCCTGGAGCATTTCAGCCAACCGCACGTAGGACAGGCCTGTCGGCTGATCGCCGCCGACGCGTCCCAGTTTCCCGAAGAGGCGCGTACGCTGTACCGGCATGGCGCCGGCGCGCTGACGCTTCATCTTGCTGAATGGATTGAAACCGTTTGCATGCAAGGCCAGCTACGGCATGACGACCCGCACTTCATGGCCGAGCTGCTGCTGAGCATGATCGCCGGTCAGGATTTCGACAAACAGCGCTTCCATACCCCCCACCGTGATGACGCGCTGCTGCGTCGGCGCTGGGCAGAGTTCTCCGTCGACAGCTTCCTGCGCGCGTTCGCGCCACAGCCGTCGCCGGCCCCGTCTACAAACCAACCCCGGAGTTCCTCCTGATGACCGCCCCACTCCGCACCCTTGCCTTGACGTGCGCCGTTGCTGTCGCTCTGGCCGCCTGCAAGAAGCCGGAACAGCAGACGCCCCCGCCGCCGGAGGTGGGCGTCATCGACGCCAAGCCGCAGACCCTGCCGCTGCAGCGCGAGCTGGTCGGCCGCCTGTCGCCGTTCCGCAGCGCCGACGTGCGCGCGCGCGTTCCGGGCGTGCTGCTCAAGCGCGTCTACCAGGAAGGCTCCCAGGTCAAGCAGGGCCAGACCCTGTTCCTGATCGACCCGGCGCCGCTGCGTGCCTCGCTGAACGCCTCCGAAGCCCAGCTGGCCTCGGCCCGTGCCACCTATGCCAACGCCAAGGTCGCCGCCGACCGTGCGCGCTCGCTGGCCCCGCAGCAGTTCGTCTCCAAGTCCGACCTGGACAACGCCGAGTCGGCCGAGCGCACCGCCCTGGCCGCGGTCAAGCAGGCCGAGGCCGCGTTGACCTCCTCGCGCATCAACCTGGGCTACACCGAAGTGACCGCACCGATCAGCGGCGTGGCCAACAAGCAGCAGGTCACCGAAGGTGCGCTGGTCGGCCAGGGCGATGTGACCCTGCTGACCACCGTCGACCAGCTCGACCCGCTGTACGTGAACTTCTCGCTGAGCGTCGATGAGCTGACCCAGCTGCGTGCGCAGCAGGCCAAGGGCGCACTGGCCCTGTCCGGCGATGGCAAGGCTACCGTCAGCGTCAAGCTGGCCGACGGCACCACCTACAGCGAGCCGGGCACGCTGGACTTCTCCTCGACCACGGTCGATCCGGCCACCGGCGCGGTCTCGCTGCGCGCGCTGCTGCCGAACCCGCAGCAGATCCTGCTGCCAGGCGCCTTCGTCAGCTTCCAGGCCAACCTGGGCGAGCGCAACAATGCCTACCTGGTGCCGCAGCAGGCGCTGCTGCGCGACACCACCGGCGGTTACGTGATGGTGGTCGGCACCGACGGCAAGGTGGTGCGCAAGAACGTCAAGACCGATGGCGCGCAGAACGGCAACTGGCTGGTCAGCGACGGCCTGGCCGCCGGTGACAAGGTCATCGTGGCCGGCGTGCAGAAGGTCAAGGAAGGTGCTCCGGCGGTGGCCAAGCCGTGGACCCCGGGACAAGA from the Stenotrophomonas maltophilia genome contains:
- a CDS encoding efflux RND transporter periplasmic adaptor subunit; translated protein: MTAPLRTLALTCAVAVALAACKKPEQQTPPPPEVGVIDAKPQTLPLQRELVGRLSPFRSADVRARVPGVLLKRVYQEGSQVKQGQTLFLIDPAPLRASLNASEAQLASARATYANAKVAADRARSLAPQQFVSKSDLDNAESAERTALAAVKQAEAALTSSRINLGYTEVTAPISGVANKQQVTEGALVGQGDVTLLTTVDQLDPLYVNFSLSVDELTQLRAQQAKGALALSGDGKATVSVKLADGTTYSEPGTLDFSSTTVDPATGAVSLRALLPNPQQILLPGAFVSFQANLGERNNAYLVPQQALLRDTTGGYVMVVGTDGKVVRKNVKTDGAQNGNWLVSDGLAAGDKVIVAGVQKVKEGAPAVAKPWTPGQDANGKPAAGGAAPAGAAPAAGKAPADAAKPEQADAAKPAATDSNKQ
- a CDS encoding TetR/AcrR family transcriptional regulator, which produces MNPAYLPVALDARDERVFDAVRELLAQQGMQMSMDAVAQQAGCSKQTLYSRYGNKQQLLRRVMQRHVGHATGAMVRALRTDDLRASLLQFATDFLEHFSQPHVGQACRLIAADASQFPEEARTLYRHGAGALTLHLAEWIETVCMQGQLRHDDPHFMAELLLSMIAGQDFDKQRFHTPHRDDALLRRRWAEFSVDSFLRAFAPQPSPAPSTNQPRSSS